Proteins found in one Fibrobacter sp. UWT2 genomic segment:
- the rpsD gene encoding 30S ribosomal protein S4, producing MSSFRGPKGKVARSLGLAVSQKTQKALDRRNFAPGQHGQTRKKSSSVYKQQLVEKQRLRFTYNISEAQLAKAYDEANRRAGSAGDNLMILLETRLDALVYRMGFARTIFAARQYVAHGHFTVNGVRSYSPSRQIKAGDVIAVREGSKEHVQIKEAIANAPAVPEYVTVDAGKMEGSLVKLPLRDQIPVKLEEQLVVEYYSR from the coding sequence ATGTCCTCTTTCCGTGGACCAAAAGGTAAGGTAGCCCGTTCTCTCGGACTCGCCGTCTCTCAGAAGACTCAGAAGGCTCTCGATCGCCGTAACTTTGCACCCGGCCAGCATGGCCAGACCCGCAAGAAGTCTTCTTCCGTGTACAAGCAGCAGCTCGTCGAAAAGCAGCGTCTGCGTTTCACCTATAACATTTCCGAAGCTCAGTTGGCCAAGGCTTATGACGAAGCCAACCGTCGCGCCGGTTCTGCTGGTGACAACCTGATGATCTTGCTCGAAACCCGTCTTGACGCCCTTGTCTACCGCATGGGTTTTGCTCGCACGATTTTTGCAGCTCGCCAGTATGTCGCTCACGGTCACTTCACCGTGAACGGTGTCCGCAGCTACTCTCCGTCTCGCCAGATCAAGGCCGGTGACGTGATTGCAGTTCGCGAAGGCTCTAAGGAACACGTGCAGATCAAGGAAGCCATTGCTAACGCTCCGGCTGTTCCTGAATACGTGACTGTCGACGCCGGCAAGATGGAAGGTTCTCTCGTGAAGCTCCCGCTCCGCGACCAGATCCCGGTCAAGCTGGAAGAACAGCTCGTCGTGGAATACTACTCCAGGTAG